The Mauremys reevesii isolate NIE-2019 linkage group 3, ASM1616193v1, whole genome shotgun sequence genomic sequence tagacaagccctaagtatggGCTTAAATGGGATCAGATGCTTAAATGCAGGTGAATTTTGATTGCATCTGGAGTGGGGTTAGGAGTTCTCTTCCAGGGGACTGGTGGGCATGGACTCTGATGGGGGATTTATCAGAcagtcatagaactggaaaggaccgaGAGGTcctttagtccagtcccctacactcatggcaggactaattatctagactatccctgacaggtctaacctgctcttaaacatctccaacgatggtgattccacaacctccctaggcaatttattccagtgcttaaccaccctgacagttaggaagtttttcctaatgtccaacctaaacctcccttgctgcaatttaagcccattccttcttgtccgatcctcagaggttaagaacaacaatttttcttccttgtccttgtaacaaccttttacatacttgaaaacttacgtctcctcttctccagactaaacaaacccaattttttcaatcttccctaataggtcatgttttctagacctttaataattttttgttgctcttctctggactttctccaatttgtccacatctttcctgaaatgtggcacccagaactggccacaatactccagttgaggcctaatcagcacagagtagagaagaagaattatttttcatgtcttgcttacaacactcctgctaatatatccagaatgatgtttgctttttttgcaacagcgttatactgttgactcatatttagcttgtgatccactatgacccccagatccctttccgcggCACtacttcctagacagtcatttcccattttgtgtgtgcgcAACGGATTgtgccttcctaagtggagtattttgcatttatcctatttacttcagactatttctccagatcactttgaattttaatcctatcctccaaagcacttgcagcccctcccatcttggtattgtcctcaaactttataagtgtactttgtgtgccattatctaaatcattgatgaagatattgaacagaaccagacccagaaccgatccctgcgggatCCCACTCAtgatgcccttccagcatgactctgaaccactgataactactctaaCTAATCCAATCAACATGTATTGGATGGACACCTCGATACCACACTATTAGCACAATATAAATGGAGATGATTATTCAAGTGCTCAACATATTCAGAAATGGGGAGCGATGTGCAGAAATGGCCACCCAGGACCTACAAGCTCCACGTGCTGTGGGCCACCACAACTCCCTTGCATAGCTGCTCACTAAACATCTCAGGTGCTTTGCCTATCACATTGTTCAAGGGTGTATATAAAGGTTGCTCCTTTTTCTTCCCCACCGCATTCTTCAGTCTGCTGAACTAGAAGCAAAGCATTCTGTCCATGTAGAGGGATGTTCAGCTCCTGCACGTGATGGGCAGAGAAGCAGATTCCTTCCTGGGTGCTCACACCACATATCAGATGGTTAGCGTAGGAGGCTGCTACCACACAGCACCACACTGATCTACTTTTTTCATGGAAGTGACAAGCCAACTCAACAGATGGGCCATGGAGTCCTTCAATGCTCTTCCCTCTAAATGACCTCTGGCATTTTCAAGCTTGTGAGCAGTTTTTCCATCTGCATTTGCCTTTCTGTAAAAGGAACCTATGGCTGTGAGATCAGATGTTACCCGTGAGGGCTCTGCAAAGGAGCAGTTTAACACCACTCACACCCATGTGTGATAACCCCTTGGATGCACAATACAAATATGTTTCATGGGAAATTCCTCCCTTACCGTCTCCCCTCATTGCCTCCGCAACATCACCCCCTAGATGTCACTGTTCTATCAACCTGAGCTGACATTCTATCCCCACCAGCCCTCTTTCTACCATCTCACTCTCACACAGCTGAGTCCTCAAACCTCTTCTTGGTCACTCAGATTTGCATCCTCAGTACCTCTCTCCACACATCCAGGCTCTTGCAAACCTTGCTGCTGCTTCCTTTACAGTATATCTTCTGgtttccctccctgccctctccctgaTTCGTAGCCTCTTCCTTGCATTATCCATCTAGTTTAGAGTGGACGTTCTTTGGGTCCAGGTTTCATTTTCCTGACTGCTTGCAAAGTAGTAGATGGTACCATAACATTGTAGGATAGCTCTCAAGGGCTGGTTTTTCATTTTAGGTTGGCTGCACAGTGCTGGGCTGGCATTTTCTATAGAACATTGAAAAAGCCTTACTGTGACATCAGACCATAACTTAAGGCTAACAAAATATCAGCGTGCCCTTTCAGCAGTGTGTATGAAAACCAAGACTTGAAGCCAGACAGGTACCAACAGGAGCAATTTTAGAGATGCTCCACACACGACTGCAGATTGAACAATGAACTTCCCCCATGCATTACTTCAGTTGGGCTATACCAGAATACAGACAGAACTACAGAATGAAACCAACTCCGTATGCAGACAGTTCCCAAATAAGTGTCTCAAAGCTGCATCAAGTTAGTTTTGAAAAGAACTATTGCCACCTACTGATCTTTCACTGCCAATAGACAAACCAACCCTCAGTTCTGGCAGCAAATGCAGCTGCTGAAATAGACATGTTGGGGGAAGAGATGACAACTTATTACAACAGGCTGTAGGAACAACAGGGAAGGATGCTTTTTAATAGTTGTGACTCAGCCTCACAACTATGCTTTTCGTCTGTATGAGGCTAGTTTATATGGAATGAGGGACTGATAGCACTAGCTCATGCCAAGAATAGCATGGACAGATAGTCCACTTCTACTACAAGGTAAACAATAAAACCTTGCCAtcatacagcacttttcatcattatccccattttacagatgaggaaatgaaGTAGAgaaaggtcacccaggaagtgtATGGTGAAGCTGGCAGAACAGCTCCCAGATTTTCTGACTCTCAGTCCCATACTATAGCCACCGACCACACTGCCTTTGGTAGAGGCAAAGATTGCTAAAGACTAGGTAATTTCCCCCTGAAGTATTCATGTTATGCTCATACATATGAATAGGCCAAGAGCCAGGAGGGAGGTTCAGTAGGACTACCTGGATTTGAGATGGGATACAATGCCACATTCTATCCACACTGCAAGGCCACTAACGTGCAAGTTGCTTGAGAAGTGCGTGTGGTGTCCCTCACAACTAGTCTACCTatacagcagccttcaactattgCCGAGCAACAAAACTATTTCAATAACTCAAGCAACGTGCTACTGGCTTGTGGTGGGGATTGTTACACGTGCTGTTACTTGTATGCTGAAGTGTTGGATAAACGCAGCTTTCTAAAGTGTCGCAATCTGCCACGCCCTCATCTCACAGTTTAGAAGTAAACAAATACCCGTCAGATGGTATAGAAATTCCTGTACTGCAATGTCCCACTGGACAGATATTTGACTGTATCAGATTTAACTGTCCTGACAATTGCTTCTCTCTTTATGCCAATGGAATTTCTTTAATCCAATTGACAGCTGAGACTTGTAGACTCCACAAGTCATTTGAATTCTGGAGCATCATCTGCTGGAACCTGTAGTCTCCATGAGCAACTGGATCAAAATAGAAGctacagggtgaccagatgctcTGGCTTTGCTCTGCTTGGCCTACTTTTCTGCAGCCCTACCTGCTATCTGCCGCCCCTAAAGCAGGGGCTGCCAAATGTCCTGTGCTTTGACAGTGCTGGAGATAAAGCTTGATACTTTGCAGAGCCATGAACCTATGCAGGCACCTGCATCCATGCCAGGATGCTCTGCAGGACATTTTCCTGGTTCACTTCACAGAGATTCAAGGCTGGCACCTCTTCCTTCTGACAGGACCTGGCTTTAGTGCGCGGAACACACACGGGGAGCAGCACTAGCCCCGTCCCAGGCTTCGCCCTCACGTAGGGGAATGAGAAATGCAGCACTGACCTACTGCTTGGCGCTAGATGAAGCCGGGCACCCCgggggctgttcccttcccctgCATTATACCCAGAGCGCCCAACTCTGCACAAACCTGCCCCCCGACATCTCCCGCACGTGTGGTCCTcgtgctgctggagccccaccaagggcctcctgggacccctctccccacaggcctcagccccactccccaccaTGGGCCCCTTGCCCCCCACTTCTCCTTCTCCCCActaggggcactgctggcacccTGCTCTGCCAAGGCCCCGACCTCCATGGCTCCCCCCATAGGCCCCGGCCCCAATGCCCGCGGGCCATACAGCGCCCCGCTCACCTCCAGCACCACGGTCCTCATGCTGCCCCCCTCAGCCAGGTAGGCCCCGGTGTCCGCCTGCCCGTAGTGCGCATGCACCACCGCCAGGGCCGCGTGGCAGGCCTGAGCCACCAGGGCCCCCAGCGGCCACGAGAGCGGCTCCCGCTGCAGGTCCCCCCGCAGCACCACGTACTGCACCAGCGCTCGCGCCGAGCTACCGCCGGGCGCTGCCATCTTAGCGTACGGAAACCCTCCGGGAAGGAGAGGCGCGGAGCATGCCGGGAAAGGGGCGCACTCACGGCCACCTTGCGGTACGGCATCATCGCGCACGGCATGCTGGGAAA encodes the following:
- the PTRHD1 gene encoding putative peptidyl-tRNA hydrolase PTRHD1, with amino-acid sequence MAAPDLFSQHAVRDDAVPQGGRECAPFPACSAPLLPGGFPYAKMAAPGGSSARALVQYVVLRGDLQREPLSWPLGALVAQACHAALAVVHAHYGQADTGAYLAEGGSMRTVVLEALDEGALTTLAETLKQHNIDHKVWIEQPENIATCIALRPYPKEEVHQHLKKFKLLK